The Terriglobales bacterium genome has a segment encoding these proteins:
- a CDS encoding DUF6580 family putative transport protein, with product MLAYVFVVVAIAFRFLPQTLGFTPLTASLLYFGARMPRKWMWAPLLLMMAVDVYLTRAVYHYPFTYDQLVVWAWYAGMILLGGLLKQKASLARIAGASLAGSVSFFLVSNFAVWLVWNMYPKTLAGLGTCYLLAMPFFRNGVLGDLLFTAAFFGIGALVAARQPAEAKLPVLR from the coding sequence CTGGCATACGTCTTCGTAGTGGTGGCCATCGCCTTCCGCTTCCTGCCCCAGACCCTGGGGTTCACGCCCCTGACGGCGTCGCTGCTGTATTTCGGGGCGCGCATGCCACGCAAGTGGATGTGGGCGCCGCTGCTGCTCATGATGGCGGTCGACGTCTACCTCACCCGCGCGGTCTACCACTATCCCTTTACCTACGACCAACTGGTGGTGTGGGCGTGGTACGCGGGCATGATCCTGCTGGGCGGCCTGCTGAAGCAGAAAGCCAGCCTGGCGCGCATCGCGGGAGCCTCGCTGGCGGGTTCGGTCTCCTTTTTCCTGGTGAGCAACTTCGCGGTGTGGCTGGTGTGGAATATGTACCCCAAGACGCTGGCCGGGCTGGGAACCTGCTACCTGCTGGCGATGCCCTTCTTCCGCAACGGGGTGCTCGGCGACCTGCTGTTCACCGCGGCGTTCTTCGGGATCGGAGCGCTGGTGGCGGCGCGCCAGCCCGCCGAGGCCAAGCTGCCGGTGTTGCGCTAG
- a CDS encoding response regulator — MAGNVKVLLVEDNPMVLEMLRQSLTPLGAVTTATDGADALLKAIDDPPDLILTDYAMQGMDGRQLLEKLKGRAATAKIPVILMASRADITEKLKMLQDSVEDFVEKPFFIKEATARIKRIMDKIALEKMAREAPGESVVRGNLAQMNVMDLLQSLEMGRKTCELVLTANGERCEMYFSDGQINHAVYGPLKGDEAVYKVLTWPGGVFQIDFTGKSSEQTITRSTQGLLMEGLRLLDEANREKEENVLDA; from the coding sequence ATGGCCGGCAACGTCAAGGTCCTGCTCGTCGAAGATAATCCGATGGTGCTGGAGATGCTGCGCCAGTCCCTGACCCCGCTGGGCGCCGTGACCACCGCCACCGACGGCGCCGACGCCCTGCTCAAGGCCATCGACGATCCCCCCGACCTCATCCTCACCGACTACGCCATGCAGGGCATGGACGGCCGCCAGCTTTTGGAGAAGCTCAAGGGGCGGGCCGCCACCGCCAAGATCCCCGTCATCCTCATGGCCTCCCGCGCCGACATCACCGAGAAGCTCAAGATGCTGCAGGATTCGGTCGAGGACTTCGTGGAGAAGCCCTTCTTCATCAAGGAAGCCACCGCCCGCATCAAGCGCATCATGGACAAGATCGCTCTGGAGAAGATGGCGCGCGAGGCCCCCGGCGAGAGCGTGGTGCGCGGCAACCTGGCCCAGATGAACGTCATGGACCTGCTGCAGTCCCTGGAGATGGGCCGCAAGACCTGCGAGCTGGTGCTCACCGCGAACGGCGAGCGCTGCGAGATGTACTTCTCCGACGGCCAGATCAATCACGCCGTCTACGGCCCCCTCAAGGGTGACGAGGCCGTCTACAAGGTCCTCACCTGGCCCGGTGGCGTCTTCCAGATCGACTTCACCGGCAAGAGTTCGGAGCAGACCATCACCCGCTCCACCCAGGGCCTGCTCATGGAAGGCCTGCGCCTGCTCGACGAAGCCAACCGCGAAAAAGAAGAAAATGTGCTCGACGCCTGA
- the moaC gene encoding cyclic pyranopterin monophosphate synthase MoaC — MPRKLSHFDAGGRSRMVDVSAKAPTRREAEASAFVAMSPKVLKALPKNPKGDPLEIARIAGIAAAKRTPELIPMCHSIPLSHIDVRARLCENGVALTSRVVTTAVTGVEMEALVAAGVAALTVYDMCKALDKGIEIREIVLQRKSGGKSGDYSRPPHPPRGPSRRKK, encoded by the coding sequence GTGCCCAGGAAGCTCTCCCATTTCGACGCCGGCGGCCGCAGCCGCATGGTGGACGTCTCCGCCAAGGCGCCCACGCGGCGGGAGGCGGAGGCCTCCGCCTTCGTCGCCATGTCGCCTAAGGTGTTGAAAGCGCTGCCCAAGAACCCCAAGGGCGACCCGCTGGAGATCGCCCGCATCGCCGGCATCGCCGCCGCCAAGCGCACCCCCGAACTGATTCCCATGTGCCACTCCATCCCCCTGTCTCACATTGATGTGCGTGCCCGGCTATGCGAGAATGGCGTCGCCCTGACCTCCCGCGTCGTCACCACTGCCGTCACCGGGGTGGAGATGGAGGCGCTGGTGGCCGCCGGCGTGGCTGCCCTGACCGTGTACGACATGTGCAAGGCGCTGGACAAAGGCATCGAGATCCGGGAAATCGTGCTGCAACGGAAATCGGGAGGCAAGAGCGGGGATTACTCGCGCCCGCCGCATCCTCCGCGCGGCCCCTCCCGTAGAAAGAAGTAA
- a CDS encoding MogA/MoaB family molybdenum cofactor biosynthesis protein codes for MTAAVLTVSDSCARGQRRDASGPAVAAALQARGFQVVASEVVPDQAAAIAQALVRLAQQARLVVTTGGTGVAARDVTPEATRSVCDRMVEGIAERMRAEGSRKTPLAALSRAVCGVRGSTLLLNLPGSPAAATESLAAVLELLPHALDLLAGKTEHAGPG; via the coding sequence ATGACCGCCGCCGTGCTCACCGTCAGCGACTCCTGCGCCCGCGGCCAGCGCCGCGACGCTTCCGGCCCCGCCGTGGCTGCCGCCCTCCAGGCCCGCGGCTTCCAGGTGGTCGCCAGCGAGGTCGTTCCCGACCAGGCCGCCGCCATCGCCCAGGCCCTGGTGCGGCTGGCCCAGCAGGCCCGCCTGGTGGTCACCACCGGAGGGACAGGCGTGGCCGCCCGCGACGTCACCCCCGAGGCCACGCGCTCCGTCTGTGACCGCATGGTGGAGGGCATCGCCGAGCGCATGCGCGCGGAGGGCTCCCGCAAGACCCCGCTGGCCGCGCTCAGCCGCGCCGTCTGCGGCGTCCGCGGCTCCACCCTGCTGCTCAACCTGCCCGGCAGCCCCGCCGCCGCCACCGAGTCGCTGGCCGCGGTCCTCGAGCTGCTCCCTCACGCCCTCGACCTGCTGGCCGGCAAGACCGAGCACGCCGGCCCGGGCTAG
- a CDS encoding VTT domain-containing protein: protein MHFLKIILAKYTAFFLGAMKVLGIWGPFVIAGVDAALLGLPLDPVVAAYVWSDRAHFWLYPITASLGSALGSLIIYYIGRKGGEVALRKRISHERMEALRNRFEKQEFFALMIPAMAPPPFPFKLFVLSAGVFDMKLRDFLAAIFLGRMVRFGVLSLLVLEFGPSIVETVKELFREHRELALVSLAVFLLVCLLIYRLMRRPVREMVHEAAPADPHK from the coding sequence TTGCACTTCTTGAAGATCATCCTCGCGAAGTACACCGCATTCTTCCTGGGAGCCATGAAGGTCCTGGGGATATGGGGTCCGTTCGTCATCGCCGGGGTGGACGCTGCGCTGCTCGGCCTTCCCCTGGACCCGGTGGTCGCCGCCTACGTGTGGAGCGACCGCGCCCACTTCTGGCTCTATCCCATCACCGCGTCGCTGGGCTCGGCGCTGGGCAGCCTGATCATCTACTACATCGGCCGCAAGGGGGGCGAGGTGGCGCTGCGCAAGCGCATCTCCCACGAGCGCATGGAGGCGCTGCGCAATCGCTTCGAGAAGCAGGAGTTCTTCGCGCTCATGATCCCGGCCATGGCGCCTCCGCCCTTCCCCTTCAAGCTGTTCGTGCTCTCCGCCGGGGTCTTCGACATGAAGCTGCGCGACTTCCTGGCCGCCATCTTCCTGGGGCGCATGGTGCGCTTTGGGGTCCTCTCGCTGCTGGTGCTGGAGTTCGGGCCTTCCATCGTGGAAACGGTCAAGGAACTCTTCCGTGAGCACCGCGAACTGGCGCTGGTGTCCCTCGCCGTGTTCCTGCTGGTGTGCCTGCTGATCTACCGGCTGATGCGCCGGCCGGTGCGCGAGATGGTGCACGAGGCCGCCCCCGCCGACCCACACAAATGA